Proteins encoded within one genomic window of Variovorax sp. OAS795:
- a CDS encoding enoyl-CoA hydratase family protein, giving the protein MKHYIGAGNPMHAQFEAKAPYVAKHFAWHYEAGVGTVTLNRPERKNPLTFDSYAELRDLFRALNYATDVKAIVVTGAGGNFCSGGDVHEIIGPLTGMRMPELLEFTRMTGDLVKAIRACPQPIVGAIDGVCAGAGAMIALACDLRYGSPATRTAFLFTRVGLAGADMGACALLPRVIGQGRASELLFTGRAMTAQEGHAWGFFNALHESDALLDAATKVARELAEGPSFAHGMTKTMLSQEWSMTIDQAIEAEAQAQAICMQTEDFKRAYEAFAAKRKPVFGGD; this is encoded by the coding sequence ATGAAACACTACATCGGTGCGGGCAATCCCATGCACGCGCAATTCGAGGCCAAGGCGCCCTACGTCGCCAAGCACTTCGCATGGCACTACGAGGCCGGCGTCGGCACCGTCACGCTGAACCGCCCCGAGCGCAAGAACCCGCTCACCTTCGACTCGTATGCCGAGCTGCGCGACCTGTTCCGCGCACTGAACTACGCCACCGACGTGAAGGCGATCGTCGTCACCGGCGCGGGCGGCAACTTCTGCTCCGGCGGCGACGTGCACGAGATCATCGGCCCGCTCACCGGCATGCGCATGCCCGAGCTGCTGGAGTTCACGCGCATGACGGGCGACCTGGTGAAGGCGATCCGGGCGTGCCCGCAACCGATCGTCGGCGCCATCGACGGCGTGTGCGCCGGCGCGGGCGCGATGATTGCGCTGGCCTGCGACCTTCGCTACGGCTCGCCTGCCACGCGCACGGCGTTCCTGTTCACCCGCGTAGGACTCGCGGGCGCCGACATGGGTGCCTGTGCGTTGCTGCCGCGCGTGATCGGCCAGGGCCGCGCATCGGAGCTGCTGTTCACCGGCCGCGCAATGACGGCGCAGGAAGGCCACGCCTGGGGCTTCTTCAATGCGCTGCACGAGAGCGACGCGTTGCTCGACGCCGCGACCAAGGTGGCGCGCGAGCTGGCCGAAGGCCCGAGCTTTGCGCACGGCATGACCAAGACCATGCTGTCGCAGGAGTGGTCGATGACCATCGACCAGGCGATCGAGGCCGAAGCGCAGGCGCAGGCGATCTGCATGCAGACCGAGGATTTCAAGCGCGCCTACGAAGCATTCGCAGCCAAGCGCAAGCCCGTGTTCGGCGGAGACTGA
- a CDS encoding acyl-CoA dehydrogenase family protein, translated as MMTKIPAPPSTAHLALPFFDEAHRSLARDLLPWCAAQEIDERDDRAACREWVRRLGDGGWLRYAVPGSAGGALERLDSRALVLLRETLGFHSPLADFAFAMQGLGSGAITLAGTPEQQSNYLTAVGQGGKIAAFALSEPEAGSDVAAMAMHAEATPDGWRLHGEKTWISNGGIADFYCLFAKTEPAAGTRGITAFIVDADTAGLDTSQHIDVMAPHPLATLRFDNCIVPRTAQLGELNGGFKLAMRTLDIFRASVAAAALGMGRRALAEAIAHAKGRRMFGQTLADFQLTQAKLGEMAALIDSAALLTYRAAWMRDDAEQRGAAAVGDVSAAAAMAKMCATENASRVIDMALQMHGGLGVKVGTKIESLYRDIRSLRIYEGATEVQQLIIGKSVLRG; from the coding sequence ATGATGACGAAGATCCCCGCACCGCCTTCGACAGCGCACCTTGCGCTGCCCTTCTTCGATGAAGCCCATCGCTCGCTCGCGCGCGACCTGCTGCCCTGGTGCGCAGCCCAGGAGATCGACGAGCGCGACGACCGCGCCGCATGCCGCGAATGGGTGCGCCGGCTCGGCGACGGCGGCTGGCTGCGCTACGCCGTCCCCGGCAGCGCGGGCGGCGCACTCGAGCGCCTCGATTCGCGTGCGCTGGTGCTGCTGCGCGAGACGCTCGGCTTCCACTCGCCGCTGGCCGACTTCGCGTTTGCGATGCAGGGCCTCGGCAGCGGCGCGATCACGCTCGCAGGCACCCCCGAGCAGCAGTCGAACTACCTCACGGCCGTGGGCCAGGGCGGCAAGATCGCGGCCTTTGCACTCAGCGAGCCCGAGGCCGGCTCCGACGTGGCCGCCATGGCCATGCACGCCGAAGCCACGCCCGACGGCTGGCGGCTCCATGGCGAAAAGACCTGGATCAGCAACGGCGGCATCGCCGACTTCTATTGCCTGTTCGCGAAGACGGAGCCGGCGGCCGGCACGCGCGGCATCACCGCCTTCATCGTCGATGCCGACACCGCCGGGCTCGACACCTCGCAGCACATCGACGTGATGGCGCCGCACCCGCTCGCGACCTTGCGCTTCGACAACTGCATCGTGCCGCGCACCGCGCAGCTCGGCGAACTCAACGGCGGCTTCAAGCTGGCGATGCGCACGCTCGACATCTTCCGCGCCTCGGTCGCGGCGGCTGCACTCGGCATGGGCCGCCGTGCGCTGGCCGAAGCGATCGCGCACGCAAAGGGCCGGCGCATGTTCGGCCAGACGCTGGCCGATTTCCAGCTCACGCAGGCCAAGCTCGGCGAGATGGCGGCCTTGATCGACAGTGCGGCCTTGCTCACTTACCGCGCCGCGTGGATGCGCGACGACGCCGAACAGCGCGGCGCTGCCGCGGTGGGCGACGTGTCGGCGGCCGCGGCCATGGCCAAGATGTGCGCCACCGAGAACGCCAGCCGCGTGATCGACATGGCACTGCAGATGCACGGCGGCCTCGGCGTGAAGGTGGGCACGAAGATCGAGAGCCTCTACCGCGACATCCGCTCGCTGCGCATCTATGAAGGCGCGACGGAAGTTCAACAGCTGATCATCGGCAAATCCGTTCTGCGGGGATAA
- a CDS encoding AMP-binding protein, with amino-acid sequence MSAQVDRFVHDRLPPAGQLPVFRYDLPELQLPDQLNLVEELLDKAPAKGFGDKPMLRSPAGTLTYAQAALEVNRIAQVLTEDLGLVPGNRVLLRGGNSVAMALSWLAVVKAGLIAVATMPLLRAKELGDIIEKSRPVAALCDGRLLDELVLAQRDHPVLATVLAFNKPDAPDSLSARAAAKSGVFTACPTASDDIALLAFTSGTTGKPKAPVTTHRDVLAMCETWPRHVLKARSDDVVIGSPPLAFTFGLGGLLVFPMWTGASVYFADAPFTPEGLVKLINEVGATICYTAPTFYRQMAPFVRQHGAPSLRICVSAGEALPDATRQLWKEATGIEMLDGIGGTEVFHIYISAAGDQVRRGAVGKVVPGFTAKVVDDQGNEVPRGTVGKLALQGPVGCRYLDDPRQSDYVKNGWNYPGDSFVQDDDGYFFYQARADDMIITAGYNVGGPEVEDALLKHPAVAECGVIGKPDADRGMIVKAFCVLKPGVDGDAALVKALQDHVKATIAPFKYPREIEFVPVLPRTETGKLQRFKLRQLDTTTS; translated from the coding sequence GTGTCTGCACAAGTCGATCGCTTCGTTCATGACCGCCTGCCGCCCGCCGGGCAGTTGCCGGTCTTCCGCTACGACCTTCCGGAGTTGCAGCTGCCCGACCAGCTGAACCTCGTCGAGGAGCTCCTGGACAAGGCGCCTGCGAAGGGTTTCGGCGACAAGCCGATGCTGCGCTCGCCCGCCGGCACGCTGACCTACGCGCAGGCCGCGCTCGAGGTCAATCGCATCGCGCAGGTGCTGACCGAAGACCTCGGCCTCGTGCCCGGCAACCGCGTGCTGCTGCGCGGCGGCAATTCGGTGGCCATGGCGTTGTCGTGGCTCGCCGTGGTGAAGGCAGGCCTCATCGCAGTCGCCACCATGCCGCTGCTGCGCGCCAAGGAACTGGGCGACATCATCGAGAAGTCTCGCCCCGTGGCGGCGCTGTGCGATGGCCGGTTGCTCGACGAACTCGTGCTCGCGCAACGGGACCATCCGGTGCTGGCCACGGTGCTCGCGTTCAACAAGCCCGACGCACCCGATTCACTGTCGGCGCGCGCGGCCGCCAAGAGCGGCGTGTTCACCGCATGCCCCACGGCCTCGGACGACATTGCCTTGCTCGCCTTCACGTCGGGCACCACGGGCAAGCCCAAGGCGCCCGTCACCACGCACCGCGACGTGCTGGCGATGTGCGAAACCTGGCCGCGCCATGTGCTGAAGGCGCGTAGCGACGACGTGGTGATCGGCTCGCCGCCGCTCGCCTTCACCTTCGGGCTCGGCGGACTGCTGGTATTCCCGATGTGGACCGGCGCCTCGGTGTACTTTGCCGATGCGCCTTTCACACCCGAGGGCTTGGTGAAGCTGATCAACGAAGTGGGCGCGACCATCTGCTACACCGCGCCCACCTTCTATCGCCAGATGGCGCCCTTCGTGCGCCAGCACGGCGCGCCGAGCCTGCGCATCTGCGTGAGCGCCGGCGAGGCGCTGCCCGACGCCACGCGGCAGCTGTGGAAGGAAGCCACCGGCATCGAGATGCTCGACGGCATCGGCGGCACCGAGGTGTTCCACATCTACATTTCCGCCGCGGGCGACCAGGTGCGCCGCGGCGCGGTCGGCAAGGTGGTGCCCGGCTTCACGGCCAAGGTGGTGGACGACCAAGGCAACGAAGTGCCGCGCGGCACCGTCGGCAAGCTGGCGCTCCAGGGGCCGGTGGGCTGCCGCTACCTCGACGATCCGCGCCAGTCCGATTACGTGAAGAACGGCTGGAACTACCCCGGCGACTCGTTCGTGCAGGATGACGACGGCTACTTCTTCTACCAGGCGCGTGCCGACGACATGATCATCACGGCCGGCTACAACGTGGGCGGGCCGGAAGTGGAGGATGCACTGCTCAAGCATCCCGCCGTGGCCGAGTGCGGCGTGATCGGCAAGCCCGACGCGGACCGCGGCATGATCGTGAAGGCCTTCTGCGTCCTGAAGCCCGGCGTCGATGGCGATGCCGCACTCGTCAAGGCGCTGCAGGACCACGTGAAGGCCACCATTGCGCCGTTCAAATACCCGCGGGAGATCGAATTCGTGCCGGTGCTGCCGCGCACCGAGACCGGCAAGCTCCAGCGATTCAAACTGAGACAACTCGACACCACCACATCATGA
- a CDS encoding RidA family protein, whose amino-acid sequence MMNKLLQPPGWLPPKGYANGVAARGTMVFVGGQIGWNAQQQFESDDFIDQCGLALRNIAEVLRAGGAGPEHMVRMTWYVTDRDEYTRRLAELGPVYREAMGRNFPAMTCVQVAALVEPRAKIEIEVTAVIPD is encoded by the coding sequence ATGATGAACAAACTCTTGCAGCCACCGGGCTGGTTGCCCCCCAAGGGCTATGCGAATGGCGTGGCCGCGCGCGGTACCATGGTCTTCGTCGGCGGCCAGATCGGCTGGAATGCGCAACAACAGTTCGAGTCCGACGACTTCATCGACCAGTGCGGGCTCGCGCTGCGCAACATTGCAGAAGTGCTGCGTGCAGGCGGCGCGGGCCCCGAGCACATGGTGCGCATGACCTGGTACGTGACCGACCGCGACGAATACACCCGGCGACTGGCCGAACTCGGGCCGGTATACCGCGAGGCCATGGGGCGCAACTTTCCCGCCATGACCTGCGTGCAGGTGGCGGCGCTGGTCGAGCCGCGGGCCAAGATCGAGATCGAAGTCACGGCCGTCATTCCGGACTGA
- a CDS encoding AacA4 family aminoglycoside N(6')-acetyltransferase, with translation MSAGNPPVTLRPMTEHDLSMLHEWLNRPHIARWWGGDEARPTLAEVRAQYAPQVLAEASVTPYIAMLGEEPIGYAQSYVAMGSGDGWWEDETDPGVRGIDQSLRSESLLDKGLGTQLVRAMVALLFADPQVTKIQTDPSPENARAIRCYEKAGFVQVKTVTTPDGPAVYMVQTREAFERASGRPA, from the coding sequence ATGTCCGCCGGCAACCCACCCGTGACTTTGCGTCCCATGACGGAGCACGACCTCTCTATGCTCCATGAATGGCTCAACCGGCCGCACATCGCCCGATGGTGGGGCGGCGACGAAGCGCGGCCTACCCTTGCCGAGGTCCGTGCGCAGTACGCACCGCAGGTCCTGGCCGAAGCGTCCGTCACCCCGTACATCGCCATGCTGGGAGAGGAGCCGATCGGCTACGCGCAGTCGTACGTGGCAATGGGAAGTGGCGACGGCTGGTGGGAGGACGAGACAGATCCGGGCGTGCGCGGCATCGACCAGTCGCTGCGCAGTGAGTCGCTTCTGGACAAGGGACTCGGCACCCAGCTCGTGCGTGCGATGGTCGCTTTGCTCTTCGCCGATCCGCAGGTCACAAAGATCCAGACCGACCCGTCCCCGGAGAATGCACGCGCCATTCGCTGCTACGAGAAAGCAGGTTTCGTGCAGGTGAAGACGGTGACGACGCCGGACGGGCCCGCCGTCTACATGGTGCAGACACGCGAGGCATTCGAGCGTGCGTCCGGGCGCCCGGCCTGA
- the rplQ gene encoding 50S ribosomal protein L17 — MRHGHGLRKLNRTSSHRLAMLQNMMNSLIEHEVIKTTVPKAKELRRVIEPMITLAKKPTLANKRLAFDRLRSRDSVVKLFGELGPRFAARPGGYTRILKMGFRVGDNAPMALVELVDRAEIKEEAAEQGAAE; from the coding sequence ATGCGTCACGGACACGGACTCCGCAAACTCAACCGCACCAGCTCGCACCGCCTTGCGATGCTGCAGAACATGATGAATTCGCTCATCGAGCACGAAGTCATCAAGACCACGGTCCCCAAGGCCAAGGAACTGCGCCGCGTCATCGAACCGATGATCACGCTCGCCAAGAAGCCCACGCTCGCCAACAAGCGCCTGGCCTTCGACCGCCTGCGCAGCCGCGACAGCGTCGTCAAGCTCTTCGGCGAACTCGGCCCGCGTTTCGCGGCGCGTCCGGGCGGCTACACCCGCATCCTGAAGATGGGTTTCCGCGTTGGCGACAATGCACCCATGGCGCTCGTCGAACTGGTCGACCGTGCAGAAATTAAAGAAGAAGCAGCCGAACAAGGCGCTGCCGAATAA
- the rpoA gene encoding DNA-directed RNA polymerase subunit alpha, producing the protein MQTTLLKPKTIQVEQLAANKAKVTLEPFERGYGHTLGNALRRVLLSSMVGYSATEVTIAGVLHEYSSIDGVQEDVVNILLNLKGVVFKLHNRDEVTLSLRKDGEGPVLASDIQTPHDVEIINPDHVIAHLSQGGKLDMQIKVEKGRGYVPGTMRRYADEPTKSIGRIVLDASFSPVKRVSYTVESARVEQRTDLDKLLVEIETNGAITAEDAVRASAKILVEQLAVFAQLEGGELAAFDTPAPRSAQQFDPILLRPVDELELTVRSANCLKAENIYYIGDLIQRTENELLKTPNLGRKSLNEIKEVLASRGLTLGMKLESWPPAGLDKR; encoded by the coding sequence ATGCAAACCACCCTGCTGAAACCCAAGACCATCCAGGTCGAGCAACTTGCCGCCAACAAGGCCAAGGTCACGCTCGAGCCTTTCGAGCGCGGCTACGGCCACACGCTCGGCAACGCGCTGCGCCGCGTCCTGCTGTCGTCGATGGTCGGTTATTCGGCCACTGAAGTCACGATCGCCGGCGTCCTGCACGAGTACTCGTCGATCGACGGCGTGCAGGAAGACGTCGTCAACATCCTGCTGAATCTCAAGGGCGTGGTGTTCAAGCTCCACAACCGCGACGAAGTCACGCTGAGCCTGCGCAAGGACGGCGAAGGCCCGGTCCTCGCTTCGGACATCCAGACCCCGCACGACGTCGAGATCATCAACCCCGACCACGTGATCGCGCACCTGTCGCAAGGCGGCAAGCTCGACATGCAGATCAAGGTTGAAAAGGGCCGCGGCTACGTGCCCGGCACGATGCGCCGCTACGCCGACGAGCCGACCAAGTCGATCGGCCGCATCGTTCTGGACGCCTCGTTCTCGCCCGTCAAGCGCGTGAGCTACACGGTCGAAAGCGCCCGCGTCGAGCAGCGCACCGACCTGGACAAGCTGCTGGTCGAAATCGAAACCAACGGCGCGATCACGGCCGAAGACGCAGTCCGCGCCTCGGCTAAAATCCTCGTCGAGCAACTGGCCGTGTTCGCACAGCTCGAAGGTGGCGAACTCGCTGCATTCGATACGCCGGCACCGCGCAGCGCACAGCAATTCGACCCGATCCTGCTGCGCCCTGTCGACGAGCTCGAGCTCACCGTGCGTTCGGCCAACTGCCTGAAGGCCGAGAACATCTACTACATCGGCGACCTGATCCAGCGCACCGAGAACGAGCTGCTCAAGACCCCGAACCTGGGTCGCAAGTCGCTCAACGAAATCAAGGAAGTGCTTGCCTCGCGCGGCCTGACCTTGGGCATGAAGCTCGAAAGCTGGCCGCCGGCCGGCCTCGACAAGCGTTGA
- the rpsD gene encoding 30S ribosomal protein S4, producing the protein MARYLGPKAKLSRREGTDLFLKSARRSIQDKAKFDSKPGQHGRTSGQRTSDYGLQLREKQKVKRMYGVLEKQFRRYFEEADRRRGNTGANLLFILESRLDNVVYRMGFGSTRAEARQLVSHKAITVNGQSVNIPSYLVKTGDVIAVRDKSKKQTRIAEALQLAQQVGIPAWVEVNADKAEGTFKKVPDRDEFAADINESLIVELYSR; encoded by the coding sequence GTGGCACGCTACCTCGGCCCCAAGGCCAAACTCTCCCGCCGTGAAGGCACCGACCTGTTCCTGAAGAGCGCCCGCCGCTCCATCCAGGACAAGGCCAAGTTCGATTCCAAGCCCGGCCAGCACGGCCGCACTTCGGGTCAGCGTACCTCCGACTACGGCCTGCAGCTGCGCGAGAAGCAGAAGGTCAAGCGCATGTACGGCGTGCTCGAGAAGCAGTTCCGCCGCTACTTCGAAGAAGCCGACCGCCGCCGTGGCAACACCGGCGCCAACCTGCTGTTCATCCTCGAATCGCGCCTGGACAACGTCGTCTACCGCATGGGCTTCGGCTCGACGCGCGCCGAAGCACGCCAGCTCGTGTCGCACAAGGCGATCACGGTGAATGGCCAGTCGGTCAACATCCCGTCGTACCTGGTGAAGACCGGCGACGTGATTGCCGTGCGCGACAAGTCGAAGAAGCAGACCCGCATTGCCGAAGCGCTCCAGCTCGCCCAGCAAGTCGGTATTCCGGCATGGGTCGAAGTGAACGCCGACAAGGCCGAAGGCACCTTCAAGAAGGTACCCGATCGCGACGAATTCGCAGCCGACATCAACGAATCGTTGATCGTCGAACTGTACTCGCGCTAA
- the rpsK gene encoding 30S ribosomal protein S11 codes for MAKAPANNAAQRVRKKVRKNVADGIAHVHASFNNTIITITDRQGNALSWASSGGQGFKGSRKSTPFAAQVASEVAGRAAVEQGIKNLDVEIKGPGPGRESSVRALAALGIRINSIADVTPVPHNGCRPQKRRRI; via the coding sequence ATGGCTAAAGCACCTGCAAACAACGCCGCACAGCGCGTTCGCAAGAAGGTTCGCAAGAACGTTGCGGACGGCATCGCCCACGTGCATGCCTCGTTCAACAACACCATCATCACGATCACCGATCGCCAGGGCAACGCCCTGTCGTGGGCTTCGTCGGGTGGCCAGGGCTTCAAGGGCTCGCGCAAGTCGACCCCGTTCGCTGCGCAGGTGGCTTCCGAAGTGGCCGGCCGTGCTGCTGTCGAACAAGGTATCAAGAACCTCGACGTCGAGATCAAGGGCCCCGGCCCCGGTCGCGAATCGTCGGTGCGCGCACTGGCTGCGCTCGGCATCCGGATCAATTCCATTGCCGACGTGACGCCCGTTCCGCACAACGGCTGCCGTCCCCAGAAGCGTCGCCGCATCTGA
- the rpsM gene encoding 30S ribosomal protein S13, which produces MARIAGINIPPHKHAEIGLTAIFGIGRTRARQICEASGIEYSKKIKDLTDADLEKIRDQIALFTIEGDLRRETTMNIKRLMDIGCYRGFRHRRGLPMRGQRTRTNARTRKGPRKAAQSLKK; this is translated from the coding sequence ATGGCACGTATTGCTGGCATCAACATTCCGCCGCACAAGCACGCTGAAATCGGCCTGACCGCCATCTTCGGCATCGGTCGCACGCGCGCCCGTCAAATCTGCGAAGCGAGCGGCATCGAATATTCGAAGAAGATCAAGGATCTGACCGACGCCGATCTCGAAAAGATCCGCGACCAGATCGCTCTCTTCACCATCGAAGGCGATCTGCGTCGCGAGACGACGATGAACATCAAGCGTTTGATGGACATCGGTTGCTATCGCGGCTTCCGTCACCGTCGCGGCCTGCCGATGCGCGGCCAGCGCACGCGCACCAATGCCCGCACCCGCAAGGGTCCGCGCAAGGCTGCGCAGTCCCTGAAGAAATAA
- the rpmJ gene encoding 50S ribosomal protein L36, with translation MRVSASVKTICRNCKVIRRKGVVRVICTDPRHKQRQG, from the coding sequence ATGAGAGTTTCGGCTTCGGTCAAAACCATCTGCCGTAATTGCAAGGTCATCCGCCGTAAAGGTGTGGTGCGTGTGATTTGCACCGACCCGCGCCACAAGCAGCGCCAGGGTTGA
- the secY gene encoding preprotein translocase subunit SecY yields MATNAATIAKTGKFGDLRRRLVFLLLALVVYRIGAHIPVPGINPDQLAALFQGQQGGILSLFNMFSGGALSRFTVFALGIMPYISASIIMQLMTYVLPTFEQLKKEGEAGRRKITQYTRYGALGLALFQSFSIAVALESSAGLVIAPGFGFRLTAMVSLTAGSMFLMWLGEQITERGLGNGISILIFAGIAAGLPNAIGGLASLVTTGAMNPIIALFIIAVVVLVTYFVVFVERGQRKILVNYARRQVGNKVYGGQSSHLPLKLNMAGVIPPIFASSIILLPATVVGWFSTGEGGFRWIKDIAGALRPGEPIYVLLYAAAIVFFCFFYTALVFNSKETADNLKKSGAFIPGIRPGDQTARYIDKILVRLTLAGAVYITFVCLLPEFLILKYNVPFYFGGTSLLIIVVVTMDFMAQVQNYMMSQQYESLLKKANFKTS; encoded by the coding sequence GTGGCAACTAACGCGGCAACGATCGCAAAGACAGGCAAGTTCGGTGACCTCCGTCGCCGGCTGGTCTTCTTGCTGCTCGCGCTCGTGGTCTACCGGATCGGCGCGCACATTCCTGTGCCGGGCATCAACCCGGACCAGCTGGCTGCGTTGTTCCAGGGCCAGCAGGGCGGCATTCTGAGCCTGTTCAACATGTTCTCGGGCGGGGCGCTGTCGCGCTTCACCGTGTTCGCGTTGGGGATCATGCCGTACATCTCGGCGTCGATCATCATGCAGCTGATGACCTACGTGCTTCCGACCTTCGAGCAATTGAAGAAGGAAGGCGAGGCCGGACGCCGCAAGATCACGCAGTACACGCGCTACGGCGCGCTCGGCCTGGCCCTGTTCCAGTCGTTCAGCATCGCGGTGGCCCTCGAGTCGTCGGCTGGCCTCGTCATCGCTCCCGGCTTCGGCTTCCGCCTCACGGCAATGGTGAGCCTCACGGCGGGTTCGATGTTCCTGATGTGGCTCGGCGAGCAGATCACCGAACGCGGCCTGGGCAACGGCATCTCGATCCTGATCTTTGCAGGTATCGCGGCCGGCCTGCCGAATGCGATCGGCGGCCTGGCTTCGCTGGTGACCACCGGTGCGATGAACCCGATCATTGCGCTGTTCATCATCGCGGTCGTGGTGCTGGTCACCTACTTCGTGGTGTTCGTCGAACGCGGCCAGCGCAAGATCCTCGTGAACTATGCGCGGCGCCAGGTCGGCAACAAGGTCTATGGCGGCCAGTCGTCGCACCTGCCCTTGAAGCTGAACATGGCCGGCGTGATCCCGCCGATCTTCGCCTCGTCGATCATTCTGCTGCCCGCAACGGTGGTCGGCTGGTTCAGCACCGGCGAAGGTGGTTTCCGCTGGATCAAGGACATTGCCGGCGCACTGCGTCCGGGCGAGCCGATCTACGTGCTGCTGTACGCTGCCGCGATCGTTTTCTTCTGCTTCTTCTACACGGCACTCGTGTTCAACAGCAAGGAAACGGCCGACAACCTGAAGAAGAGCGGTGCATTCATCCCGGGCATCCGTCCGGGTGACCAGACCGCTCGCTATATCGACAAGATTCTGGTTCGCCTGACGTTGGCCGGCGCGGTGTACATCACCTTCGTCTGCCTGCTGCCCGAGTTCCTGATCCTGAAGTACAACGTACCGTTCTACTTCGGTGGTACCTCCCTGCTGATCATCGTGGTCGTCACGATGGACTTCATGGCCCAGGTGCAAAACTACATGATGTCCCAGCAGTACGAATCGCTGCTGAAGAAGGCCAACTTCAAGACATCGTAG
- the rplO gene encoding 50S ribosomal protein L15 yields MELNGIKPADGAKHAKRRVGRGIGSGIGKTAGRGHKGQKSRAGGFHKVGFEGGQMPLQRRLPKRGFKSHLLKFNAEVTLTALEQLGLAEVDVLALKQAGLVGQLAKVVKIIKTGELTKAVKLTGVGATAGAKAAIEAAGGSIA; encoded by the coding sequence ATGGAACTCAATGGCATCAAGCCGGCCGATGGCGCCAAGCACGCCAAGCGCCGTGTCGGCCGCGGTATCGGCTCCGGTATCGGCAAGACCGCAGGCCGCGGTCACAAGGGTCAGAAGTCGCGCGCAGGCGGCTTCCACAAGGTCGGCTTCGAAGGCGGTCAAATGCCGCTGCAGCGCCGCCTGCCCAAGCGCGGCTTCAAGTCGCACCTGCTGAAGTTCAACGCCGAAGTCACGCTGACTGCCCTCGAGCAGCTCGGCCTGGCCGAAGTCGATGTCCTGGCGCTCAAGCAAGCCGGCCTCGTGGGCCAGCTCGCCAAGGTCGTCAAGATCATCAAGACCGGTGAACTCACCAAGGCCGTCAAGCTGACGGGCGTGGGCGCAACCGCTGGTGCCAAGGCTGCTATCGAAGCAGCCGGCGGCAGCATCGCCTGA
- the rpmD gene encoding 50S ribosomal protein L30, whose translation MTTQQQTLKVQLVKSPIGTKESHRATVRGLGLRKLNSVSELQDTPAVRGMINKISYLVKVL comes from the coding sequence ATGACGACGCAACAACAAACCCTCAAGGTGCAATTGGTCAAGAGCCCGATTGGCACCAAGGAATCGCATCGCGCGACCGTGCGTGGCCTCGGCCTGCGCAAGCTCAACAGCGTGAGCGAGCTGCAAGACACCCCGGCGGTGCGCGGCATGATCAACAAGATCAGTTATCTGGTCAAAGTTCTGTAA
- the rpsE gene encoding 30S ribosomal protein S5, with amino-acid sequence MAKIQARTQNEGPEDGLREKMIAINRVTKVVKGGRILGFAALTVVGDGEGRVGMGKGKSKEVPAAVQKAMEEARRNLAKIAIKNGTLHHRVTGHWGAASVVMIPAPKGTGIIAGGPMRAVFEVMGITDIVAKSHGSSNPYNMVRATLDGLKNSTTASEVAAKRGLTVEEIFA; translated from the coding sequence ATGGCAAAGATTCAAGCAAGAACGCAGAACGAAGGCCCTGAAGACGGTTTGCGCGAAAAGATGATCGCGATCAACCGCGTCACCAAGGTGGTGAAGGGTGGTCGTATCCTCGGTTTCGCAGCACTGACCGTCGTGGGCGACGGCGAAGGCCGCGTCGGCATGGGCAAGGGCAAGTCGAAGGAAGTGCCTGCTGCCGTGCAGAAGGCAATGGAAGAAGCTCGCCGCAACCTGGCCAAGATCGCGATCAAGAACGGCACGCTGCATCACCGCGTGACGGGCCATTGGGGCGCTGCCTCGGTGGTCATGATCCCGGCTCCGAAGGGTACCGGCATCATCGCCGGCGGCCCGATGCGCGCCGTGTTCGAAGTCATGGGCATCACCGACATCGTGGCCAAGAGCCATGGTTCGTCGAATCCCTACAACATGGTTCGCGCCACGCTCGACGGGTTGAAGAACTCGACGACCGCGTCCGAAGTGGCTGCCAAGCGCGGCCTGACCGTCGAAGAAATCTTCGCCTGA